A stretch of Rhodothermales bacterium DNA encodes these proteins:
- a CDS encoding HigA family addiction module antitoxin yields MKNPLHPGEIVREECIKALGLTIEEAARGLGVSRSALSRLINGHASITPGMAVRLSKAFGSTPETWLRMQMNYDLAHASACAEDIHVEKFSTAYVKNSDLLSDMADEAIAAYERGETRPLNDLLTEDP; encoded by the coding sequence ATGAAAAATCCCCTACACCCCGGCGAGATCGTTCGCGAAGAGTGCATCAAGGCACTGGGATTAACCATTGAGGAAGCGGCGCGGGGCCTCGGCGTAAGCCGTTCCGCATTGTCCCGACTGATCAATGGACACGCCAGCATCACGCCCGGAATGGCCGTGCGGCTGTCGAAAGCCTTTGGCTCGACCCCGGAGACGTGGCTTCGGATGCAGATGAACTACGATCTCGCACACGCGAGTGCATGTGCGGAGGACATCCACGTGGAGAAATTTAGCACGGCCTATGTAAAGAACTCCGACCTCCTGTCGGACATGGCCGATGAAGCCATAGCCGCCTACGAACGCGGTGAGACACGCCCGTTGAATGACCTACTGACGGAGGATCCATAA
- a CDS encoding type II toxin-antitoxin system PemK/MazF family toxin encodes MGAPEELVTGSVVLINWPFADLSGSKIRPAIVLTPLENGAYVLCQVTSQSYHRNSVLIEEVDFDLGGLRKTSYALPAHVFTADGRVLIREVGRLNILTIESISSRLKEQLDAGLAIRRHVI; translated from the coding sequence ATGGGAGCACCTGAAGAGCTTGTGACCGGCTCGGTTGTATTGATCAACTGGCCATTCGCGGATCTTTCGGGCAGCAAGATCCGCCCGGCTATCGTTCTGACTCCGCTGGAAAATGGAGCCTATGTACTCTGTCAGGTCACGAGCCAGAGTTATCATCGAAACTCAGTTTTGATCGAAGAGGTCGATTTCGATTTGGGCGGACTTCGCAAAACGAGTTATGCTTTGCCTGCCCACGTCTTTACGGCGGACGGACGTGTTCTCATCAGGGAAGTAGGTCGTTTGAATATACTTACCATCGAATCCATCTCCTCTCGACTCAAGGAGCAACTGGATGCGGGGCTGGCGATACGCAGGCATGTCATCTAA
- the radC gene encoding DNA repair protein RadC, producing the protein MPDPSNGTSGEPELQYHTPIHRWAESDRPREKLRKLGPAVLSDAELIALLLGTGTRTRDERLSAVQLGQALVQAYGSLHALSRRDHNALTRLAGIGAAKAAQLVAAFELGRRVESQQAGPRIQVRAPEDVAGVYGPLMRDLPREIFKIVLLNTANVIVGDFTISEGGLAASIVEPRAVFQKAILENAAGIVCLHNHPSGNLEPSREDIRITRQLVEAGKLMGIPIHDHLIIAGKSYTSFAERGLLSG; encoded by the coding sequence ATGCCCGACCCCTCCAACGGCACCTCCGGCGAGCCGGAGCTACAGTATCACACCCCCATCCACCGCTGGGCCGAATCGGACCGGCCCCGGGAGAAGCTCCGCAAACTCGGGCCGGCGGTATTGTCGGACGCCGAACTCATCGCCCTGCTGCTCGGCACTGGCACGCGCACCCGCGACGAGCGCCTCTCGGCCGTCCAACTCGGGCAGGCGCTGGTGCAGGCGTACGGTTCGCTGCACGCCTTGTCGCGACGAGATCACAATGCACTCACCCGCCTCGCCGGCATCGGCGCGGCGAAGGCGGCGCAGCTGGTGGCCGCGTTCGAGCTGGGCCGGCGGGTGGAATCGCAGCAGGCCGGCCCGCGTATTCAGGTGCGGGCGCCAGAGGACGTCGCCGGCGTCTACGGGCCCCTGATGCGGGATCTTCCCCGGGAGATCTTCAAGATCGTCCTGCTCAATACCGCCAACGTCATCGTGGGAGACTTCACGATCAGCGAGGGCGGCCTGGCCGCCAGCATCGTCGAGCCCCGGGCGGTGTTCCAGAAGGCCATCCTGGAAAACGCCGCCGGCATCGTCTGCCTCCACAACCACCCCTCTGGCAACCTCGAGCCCAGCCGCGAGGACATCCGCATCACGCGGCAACTCGTGGAAGCCGGCAAGCTGATGGGGATACCGATCCACGACCACCTGATTATCGCTGGGAAGAGCTACACGTCGTTCGCCGAGCGGGGGCTGTTGAGTGGGTGA